In a single window of the Scyliorhinus torazame isolate Kashiwa2021f chromosome 2, sScyTor2.1, whole genome shotgun sequence genome:
- the LOC140407815 gene encoding secreted phosphoprotein 24-like isoform X2, which translates to MKSLLLTIAAVQILHCSGVPSPKDALRVSVLKLNKITEITNLCGITRRRVKDVYRTGKLSYNVDLTFSVKETVCSKNSGLEFDDPGCLFRSKKSAKGFCKSRVEYFADDVVDVDVECRGLRTIDSNSGSFESSENSIEVINKRTTRPGVYKRVKQIKRLVTARDFKRVKQIKRLVTARDFKRTQR; encoded by the exons ATGAAATCCTTACTCCTCACTATTGCTGCAGTGCAGATCCTCCATTGCTCAG GAGTGCCGAGCCCGAAGGATGCTCTGAGAGTGTCAGTTCTAAAACTGAACAAAATCACCGAGATCACCAATCTGTGTGGGATAACCAGGAGAAGAGTGAAGGAT GTTTATCGCACAGGAAAATTGTCGTACAACGTGGATTTAACATTCTCTGTGAAAGAAACCGTCTGCTCCAAGAATTCAGGATTGGAATTTGATGATCCTGGTTGTCTCTTCCGTTCCAAAAAGTCCGCA AAAGGTTTTTGCAAAAGTCGTGTTGAATATTTTGCTGATGATGTTGTTGACGTCGATGTGGAGTGTCGAGGTTTGAGGACAATTGACAGCAACAGTGGATCATTTGAGTCGAGTGAAAACAGTATTGAG GTGATCAACAAGCGAACCACACGTCCCGGAGTCTATAAAC GTGTAAAACAGATCAAACGACTGGTCACTGCGAGAGATTTCAAAC GTGTAAAACAGATCAAGAGACTGGTCACTGCGAGAGATTTCAAAC GAACACAACGATGA
- the LOC140407815 gene encoding secreted phosphoprotein 24-like isoform X1 — MKSLLLTIAAVQILHCSGVPSPKDALRVSVLKLNKITEITNLCGITRRRVKDVYRTGKLSYNVDLTFSVKETVCSKNSGLEFDDPGCLFRSKKSAKKGFCKSRVEYFADDVVDVDVECRGLRTIDSNSGSFESSENSIEVINKRTTRPGVYKRVKQIKRLVTARDFKRVKQIKRLVTARDFKRTQR, encoded by the exons ATGAAATCCTTACTCCTCACTATTGCTGCAGTGCAGATCCTCCATTGCTCAG GAGTGCCGAGCCCGAAGGATGCTCTGAGAGTGTCAGTTCTAAAACTGAACAAAATCACCGAGATCACCAATCTGTGTGGGATAACCAGGAGAAGAGTGAAGGAT GTTTATCGCACAGGAAAATTGTCGTACAACGTGGATTTAACATTCTCTGTGAAAGAAACCGTCTGCTCCAAGAATTCAGGATTGGAATTTGATGATCCTGGTTGTCTCTTCCGTTCCAAAAAGTCCGCA AAGAAAGGTTTTTGCAAAAGTCGTGTTGAATATTTTGCTGATGATGTTGTTGACGTCGATGTGGAGTGTCGAGGTTTGAGGACAATTGACAGCAACAGTGGATCATTTGAGTCGAGTGAAAACAGTATTGAG GTGATCAACAAGCGAACCACACGTCCCGGAGTCTATAAAC GTGTAAAACAGATCAAACGACTGGTCACTGCGAGAGATTTCAAAC GTGTAAAACAGATCAAGAGACTGGTCACTGCGAGAGATTTCAAAC GAACACAACGATGA